The following nucleotide sequence is from Planctomycetota bacterium.
GCCCAGCTTCTCGCCCGCCGCCACCAGGATGGACGTCCGGACGATGTCCACGCCCGTAATCAGCTCGGTGACCGGATGCTCGACCTGCACCCGGGTGTTCACCTCGAGCATGTAGAAACTCTGGTCGGCGTCCATAAGGAACTCGACCGTGGCCGCGCCGGCGTACTCGGCGTTGCGGATGAGCCTCGCGGCCGAATCGCACACGCCGGCGACCTTCTTGCGATCGACGCCCGGCGCGGGGGCTTCCTCGATGATCTTCTGGTGGCGGCGCTGCATCGAGCAATCCCGCTCGAAGAGGTGCACCGAGTGGCCGTGCTTGTCGCCCAGCACCTGGACCTCGACGTGGCGGGCGCTCTCGAGGAACTTCTCGATGAAGACCGCGCCGTTGCCGAAGGCGGCCTGGGCCTCCTGCTGGGCCTTCTTGATGTTGGCCCGCAGCGCCGATTCGTTGTGGCAGACCCGCATGCCGCGGCCGCCGCCGCCCGCGGCCGCCTTGATGATGACCGGGTAGCCGATGTCGGCCGCGACCTCGACCGCCTCGTCCTCTTCCTCGATGGCGCCCTCGGAGCCCGGGAACACGGGCACCTTGGCGGCCCGGGCGGCCTTCTTGGCCTCGACCTTGTCGCCCAGCTGCGCCATCGCCTCGGGACTGGGCCCGATGAACTCGATCTTGCACTCGCGGCAGATGGCCGCGAAGTCGGCCCGCTCGGCCAGGAAGCCGTAGCCCGGGTGGATCGCGTCGGCGTCGCTGACCTCGGCCGCGGCGATGATCCGCGGGATGTTGAGGTAGCTGTCCTTGGCCGGCCCCTTACCGATGCAGATCGCCCGGTCGGCCAGCCGCAGGTAGGGCGCGTCCTTGTCGGCCTCGGAGTAGACGCAGACGGCCTCGACGCCCAGCTCTCGGCAGGCCCGGAGGATGCGGAGGGCGATCTCGCCCCGGTTGGCGATCAGGATGCGTCGGAACATCAGGCCGGACGCACCATGAACAGCGGCTGGCCGAACTCCACCGCGTCGCCGCTCTTCACGCATACCCGCTCGACGGTGCCCGAGATCTCGGCCTTGATCTCGTTGAAGACCTTCATGGCCTCGACCAGGCAGACCACCGAATCGGGCGAGACCGCAGCCCCCACCGACGTGAACGTCGGCGAATCGGGATCGGGCGCGGAATAGAAGGTGCCCACCATGGGCGACTCGATGGCCTTGAGGCCGTCGTCGGATGGGGCGGCCGGGGGAGCCTCGCTCGCCGATCCTGCGGGTGCGGCCGTCGCGGGCATAGCCCCGGGCGCCGGCTGGGCCGCCGGATAGACGATCGCACCCCCGGGGCCGCGTTTCAGCGTGATGGACTCGTCCTCGTCACTCAGATCGATCTCGGTGAGCTCGTGCTCGACCATCAGGTCCACGAGCTGGCGGAGCTTCTCGATATCGATCATGGGCGGGCTACTCCACGGCTGGCACGCACGCGACGCACCCGGCCCCGCGTTGC
It contains:
- the accC gene encoding acetyl-CoA carboxylase biotin carboxylase subunit, which gives rise to MFRRILIANRGEIALRILRACRELGVEAVCVYSEADKDAPYLRLADRAICIGKGPAKDSYLNIPRIIAAAEVSDADAIHPGYGFLAERADFAAICRECKIEFIGPSPEAMAQLGDKVEAKKAARAAKVPVFPGSEGAIEEEDEAVEVAADIGYPVIIKAAAGGGGRGMRVCHNESALRANIKKAQQEAQAAFGNGAVFIEKFLESARHVEVQVLGDKHGHSVHLFERDCSMQRRHQKIIEEAPAPGVDRKKVAGVCDSAARLIRNAEYAGAATVEFLMDADQSFYMLEVNTRVQVEHPVTELITGVDIVRTSILVAAGEKLGMKQKDVSVQGHAMECRLNAEDPARNFMPSPGRIETWELPGGPGVRVDSHVVPGYTVPPTYDSMVGKLLAHGEDREACIVRMVRALRELQVGPIKTVVPLHLQLLEHSAFRENAVDIHFLERSLKQGLLGPSAG
- the accB gene encoding acetyl-CoA carboxylase biotin carboxyl carrier protein, producing MIDIEKLRQLVDLMVEHELTEIDLSDEDESITLKRGPGGAIVYPAAQPAPGAMPATAAPAGSASEAPPAAPSDDGLKAIESPMVGTFYSAPDPDSPTFTSVGAAVSPDSVVCLVEAMKVFNEIKAEISGTVERVCVKSGDAVEFGQPLFMVRPA